Part of the Capricornis sumatraensis isolate serow.1 chromosome 9, serow.2, whole genome shotgun sequence genome, AAGCATTTGCTTTTTAATCATCTTTAAGCTGTACATTTGTCACAGTCCTCTAGAGTGTTATGTTATATTCataataaatgcaatttttaatGGACGATAAAGAGAATACACCTAAAGTTTAGGGCCTAAGAGGAGAAAAAGCTTCGGATAGTTTTTCTTCTAACTTTTGAGAAGCTGTCTCATTTTCTGTATTAATAGGCAATTAGTAATTAAGGGAGTCTGGAGTCAGACCTTACCTTAATTCAAATCCCAGCTGTCTCTTATCAGCTCTATGACCTCAGGAAAGTCGCTTAACCGTGTGCTTGTTTCCTGATCTGTGAAGcggggataataatagtaatctTTAGCCAGTCTGCAGACATGGAAGAGTGATTTACCTGATCCGTGGGATACCCTCATTGTTAGCTGCTATTGTAACAAGTCTAAATTACCTTGACCATGAAGAAACAAAGgcgagggaattccctggcctcGGGGCCAGGACTTAGGTTAGGACtaagcactttcactgccatgggcctgggttcgatccctggtcagagaactaagatcccacaagacaaGCGGTGTAgccaaaaacagcaacaacaaacaaaaagcaaagatgaaATCCAGTTTTTGGTGTGTAACATTCATCACACTTCACTGTGActgcttaatttcttttcttctctgcctgACAGAGGGCACCATGGGGACAGAGACAGTGTCTGCCTTGACCCACTGTCCTCCCCATTTCGCAGCACAGAGCCAGAGTGAAAGGAGCCCAGGTGTTCAGCTTTCAATGCAATACTGTGGTAATGGCAGAAGGTGGACACCTGAGGGTGAACCTTGACACCCAAGCCCTGCCTCCATCCTTGCAAACCCCCCATCCCCTGCAGAGCTACACGATCCCAGCTCAGGCATACTGAGGAGCCTGAAAGAAACCTTCCCTGGGGTCCTGGGTCTCACTGCCTCTAGACGAAGCATGATAGGAAGGAAGCTGCAAGGTTTCAGGGAGCCCTGGGGGAGCTGGGTGGACAGTCCCGGGACTGTAGGCAGCTCCTAGCAGCTCCTTCGGCCTCTCCCCTTGGGGGACCCAAGGCTCGAGCTGGCTCTTCTGTCATCTATGACAGGTTGGGAACTCTTCTCCATACACAAAGTTCTTTCACAAACataaatccatttttttcttccttacaaACCCGTAATCTTATCAGTTGCCCATTTTACTTAAACATAGAGCTCAGACCAAAGTCATCCAGCCCTGACCTCACCTCAtactcctccttcccttccctttctcccagGTCTGTCTTCCTAGAACAGGTAGATACAACCTGAGCCAGGACATCCTCAGCCCCAGCCAAGCCCAGGATGTGCAAGTTAGCCCTGGAGACCCCAGATACTTCCTCACTCCCAGGGGATCAGGAAATGGGTTTGGCCTCTCCCAAGAGGCTGCAAAATGGCGTGCGAGGGACTCTTAGGGTCCAGAGGTCAGGCCCAGAATGGGAAGCCAACCCAGATCTGTGACTCCAGGGCCCACCAGAGCTCTAACCCATGGCAAGGCACTGCCTCCTTTGGAAGGGTCTCAGGTGGGAGTGCTGTCCTATCCATACTCCAAAGGGTGGCCTGGGAGAGAAGCCCAAAGGACCCTATAAAGAAGGGCATGATGGAAGGAAAGGACTCCCAGAACATGGCATCTCTAGATTTCCCAGCAGAGGTTTGGGGGTCTGAGGGAAAGAACCGTTAAGGTTTCAGAGCACAGATATTATTGCTGTGTTAGGTATAGAAAGGCCTCCTACCTTTAAAAACTGCAGGGCTTTTAAATCTGGAGCCTCATCAATAGTGCAAAAGGGGTCTGGGACTCCTTAGGAGGGAGCTTGAAGAGAGTGGGCTTAGAGCTAATGGGGAAAAAGCTGCTGCTTACAGGTCCAAAATCCCTGGAGTCACTTCAGTCTAAACAGCAGGTCAACCACACAGGGCTCTTGAGATGGGAGTCAGAGGCAGCTCCAGTTCCATCTCCAGAGCCTGTCGTGGCAACTTACCCTCCTCAAGGAAGTAAAACCACAGGTGAACAGAATTTAACTATAACTGACTTCAAACCTCAGGACAGCCCCCTTTTCAGCTCCCTTGGAAGATTTCTGGCCCTCACAAGTTACTTGTAATCTCCTGAGCTTCTGCTGGGATGTTTCCACACCATTTCAGCTTACTGCTGAACCCAAACAGGAGGCAAACTGTTGCACCACCAGATCGGGCAGAAAAAGGGCAAAAGGCAAAGTCAgctagagagggagagagaaccaGAACACTGGTAGCTGTGCTCACAGTAACCTTCATCCCCTTCGCCTTCATGGGCAGCAGCTGCTCTGATCAGAACCTGGGGTTTGTGGGAAGAAGCCGTGTCTCACACAATTAACGTGGGCTTTCGCTTCATGTAGGAATGTGGGTATTCAGACAGAGCGGACACACTCCATCGCGTTCTCCCCACTCCCTGCAGTGCCAGGTCCCAGATGTTACTAGTATTAGACTGTATGCCAGCTTCATGAGCCCATTTTCTCATCCTCTAATTTCACAACTATGTCATCAAATGGTTGATTTCAAGGGGCCTAGCAGGCATCATGCAGTGCTGAGTAAGGGGCTAGAGATGAGTAAGAGGCAGTCTCTGGTCTCAAGCTCACACTCTGGGGCAGACAACTATATAGACAGCTGCTTCCTGCACACATTCTATTAAAGAGCTTGCACTCACCCTCTACAATTCACATATAAGATCAAattcccagggacttccctggtggtccagtgactaagactccacactcccaatgcagaggacccaagttcagtccctcatcagggaattagatcccacatgccacaattaagacccggCACAGAGCCATGTGGCCTAGCAGTCCTGGGTtctcttaccctactgctctccacccaggcacCCCTTAACTATAGTCTCTTgctttgtgagaaaaaaaaaaaatttttttttttttaaagtctggggtagcagactggttctaaataggaaaaggagtacgtcgaggctgtatattgtcaccctgcttatttaacttatatgcagagtacatcatgagaaacgctaggctggaagaagcacaagctggaatcaagattgctgggagaaatatcaatcacctcagatatgcagatgacaccacccttatggcagaaagtgaagaggaactaaaaagcctcttgatgaaagtgaaagtagagagtgaaaaagttggcttaaagctcaacattcagaaaacgaagatcatggcatctggtcccatcacttcatgggaaatagatggggaaacagtggaaacagtgtcagactttatttttgggggctccaaaatcactgcagatggtgactgcagccatgaaattaaaagacgcttactccttggaagaaaagttatgaccaacctagatagcatattcaaaagcagagacattactttgccaacaaaggtccgtctagtcaaggctatggtttttccagtggtcgtgtatggatgtgagagttggactgtgaagaaagctgagtgctgaagaattgatgcttttgaactgtggtgttggagaagactcttgagagtcccttggactgcaaggagatccaaccagtccattctgaaggagatcagccctgggatttctttggaaggaaatgatgctaaagctgaaacttcagtactttggccacctcatgcaaagagttgactcattggaaaagactctgatgctgggagggagtgggggcaggaggagaaggggacagaggatgagatggctggacggcatcacggactcgatggacgtgagtctgagtgtactccaggagttactgatggacagggaggcctggtgtgctgcgattcatggggtcgcaaacagttggacatgactgagcaactgaactgaactgaactggggtagccaaaaaataatgttgtttcattgtttttcagtggctcaatcatgttggactctgagaccccatgaacagcagcatgccagggggtatccttcactatctcctagagcttgctcaaatttatgcccactgagtcagtgatgccatccaacgatctcatcctgtcgcccccttctcctcctgccttcaatctttcccaggatcaaagtcttttccaatgagtcagctctttgtatcaggtggccaaagtattggaacttcagcttcagcatcagtccttccaatgaatattcagggttgattttctttaggattgactggtttcatctcctcgcagtccaagaggacctcaagagtcttctccagcaccacaattggaaatcatcaattctttggtgctcagctttctttacagtccaactctcacatctgtacacgactactggagaaaccatataGCTTTgtttatacagatctttgtcagcagtgacgtctctgctttttaatacactgtctagatttgtcatagcttttcttccaaggagcatcttataatttcgtggctgcagtcatcgtccacagtgattttggagcccaagacaataaagtctgaccctgttcccactgtttccccatctatttgaaacgatgtgatgggaccagatggcatgatcctcattttttgaatgttgagtttgaagccaactttttcactctcctctttcactttcatcaagagcctctttagttcctcttcactttctgccattagggtggtatcatctgcatatctgaggttattgaaatttctccctgtaatcttgattccagcttgagtcatccagcccagcatttcgcatgatatactcggcatataagttaaataagtggggtgacagtACAGCCTTGATggtctcctttcccagtttggaatcagtccattgttccatgcccggttccaaatgttgcttcttgatctgcatacagattactcaggagGCAGTAACATgttctcgtattcccatctctttcaataataaatatacatacatatcaaaaagtaaacaaagttgaaaatctttaaaaataaagtcaaaaccCAGTCAAGACATGCTTGCCCTCCTGAGGGGCTTCTCTAGCGTtctactggttaagaatctgcagggaatacaggttcgatccctggtctgggaaaatcccacacgGTGCATAGCAACGAAGCCGGTGTGCCACAGCTCCTGAACccaagagcccatgctccgcaccaagagaagcccacacactgcactaGAGAAAGAATACTCACAGCAACAACCACCTAGAGCAGCCACAAATATATGAACCTTAAAAAACAGACAGACATGCCTGCCGGCACAAATTCTAAGTGTCCGCTTCTGCCTGCCTCACGACTTTCAACAAGTTCTTTTTCAGATAAGACACAGAAATGGTAACTAAAGTGTTATCTATTATGCCATTAGTACCAACATTTGGAGCAATGCTCCTGGTCTCTCCGGAAACTGACACTGAAAGACTACACTACATATGAGTAGGATACACTGGTGCCGTAAGACTCAAATGTAGGTCTTATTTGTGCCATTCATTTCTATTTATGCCTCCTTTGCCTCATTTAACCCAACAAACCAATTCCAATACAGAAATATTCACCACAGTATTATTTCggagccaaaaactggaaacgaTCTAAACAGTCAAGAggaaaatagttaaataaattatgcagctattagatgttttttaaaaatattaatgacataGAAAATGCTCATGATCTGTTAGGTAAAAAGCAAGATGCAAAACAGTATGAAAtcaagttcatttaaaaattgttaacatACACATGTACGTCTGAATTATACACAGACTTATAGACCAGTGACTTGGGTGCCTTAGTAAGACACTGGAAGCATTTTTGATCAATGTACAATCTGATGATCCAAGTCAGAGGCTATTTGATTGCAGCACTGGGACATGGGTAGCAAAGACTGTGCCATCAGGAAGCACCAAAGAACCCCAGATGCACTAAGGGGGGCAATCCTCCAGGATGGGAGAGGCTTCAACAGGAAGACAAGGAAGCGGGATGCCAGAAGTGCAGCACACTGATTTAGCCGCTCTACTTTCGTTTGCAATCCTACTCTGCTACGGTTTTCAATGAACCACAGTACATGGCCATAAACTAGATCTAAAGTAGGATCTAGAAATGTTATGTGGAATTCACAGAAGCGGAGTCCCAGTGTTAGAAGGATCAAAAGCAAgctaatacattttctttttttttcctcccaaagatACACTACCCATCTATCACCACCCAGTGAAGGACGCATCATTAAAATGAAACACGCTCATAAAATCATGAATTTATATctttgccatttattttttaaaatcttattcaaaatattaaataatacaatttcagatatgaaaaaaattactgCAAGAACAGTTCAGGTGTACTTCCAGTGTGCCTCCCTTCCTTACTCAAACAGTAAACTGTCCACCCAAGAGAAAGGATGGACTACCCTGCCTCTTCCGTCTCTACACAAACCATATGCCCACTAGCTCACCTGGGTTTTGTGGGTGGCGTTTAACATATATTAGGGGTTATGTTTTCTAAAAAGTTGTTGTGACACCTATAAGTCAACTATGTTTCAAATCATATATTTACATACTGATCAACTCCTTATGATAGAAAGACAAGTCAAAATTAAATATAGTAAGTAATTTCCAGTtgctattaaaaaagaacaagaaaccaAACACAAAGGGAGAAAGAGTCAGTGtacatatacagcctttatgtataCAAACAggtataattttaatttgaaagcCCTAGAtccaatattatttaaattacaaTGTCTCCTAAAATTCATTCAAACTTACTATAAAAAATAAGCGAGTGAACAaatatgatataattttaaactcTGCCCCTTGCTTGAAAGCTTGGAGGAACCCGTGCTACAATCAATTGCTAAGTAAAAGCAATTGTACGTGTATTTAATATTTCACAACAATTTCTACCTCTAAATTTAATTCAGTAATTCAAAGCAAAAAAGCTATCTAGAACATCTTATTTACGTCTACTGCAAACTGCAGAGTCTCTACTGCCAGAATTTTTAGACACATTTATTAATGTGCTACTTAAAATCGTGGTCAGAATGAGCaataataaattatacataaattaTCCAAAAATATCCAAAGCAGAGagtcctggaagaaaaaaatgttacttatATGTAAAGCATTATTACATACATCCTTGTAGATTACAGTTTGACAGCACAAAGAAATGTGTGCTTAAGAAACAGTATTTGGATGGCAGAAAGAGAGTCTGAGTCAGCAATATCAGATGTGTTAGAATTTAATTATAAGTTcgggattttttttaagtagcattACTAACACTTCCAGAAGAAGTACAATAAAGaaatctaaaacaataaaaaactaACAGGTAACACTCAACTCCACATTTTGGACGCCTGATTGAATTCACCTTTAAAAACAtagataaaaaattatatactCCTTGTTCATGATACTTAATTTCCAAAGCACCAAGGCAAAATAAAGAGAGGCCCACCTCCCATTTAAGTATGAACTGCCAATGGCAAACATCTGCACAATATCATATAAAAAGTCAAgcaaataaaattacataataaGCAAATGCAAATCACagtgctttaaaatatataatcattgGTAATCTTCAGAGAAGGCATTGCTTCATTAACATTCTGGTCAAGACGATGATATTCCACTGTTTTGGAACAAAAACCATCACGCCATTTCCTGCTTTGAACCAGAAGGAAAATCTGGAATAAAACAAATCAGatattcaaaagagaaaatagaggacATGCTAAAAGTTTTTATAACTGAAATAACTGTCTCCTAGGTTCCCAAACACAAAAGTAAAATGTCAACAACAAAAGGGCTATTTTGTTTTCCATCTTGTAAATAAGCTGAAacagtgctttttaaattttaatgtgtaCAGAAGTCCCTGTTAAGACTGACTCCTGGCCTCTCTCTTCAGGGATGAGCTAATAGATAGCAGTGGAGTCCAGGAACCCACCTGTTTAACAAGTCCCTTAGGTGTTTAAGtccctagggcttccctgctggctcagatggtaaagcatctgcctacaatgcaggagacccaggttcaatccctgggtcgggaagatcccctggagaaggaaatgacaacccactccagcacttgtgcctggaaaaccccatggacggaggagcctggtacgctacagtccacagggtcgcaaagagtcagacatgactgagcaccttccctttctttctttaggCGTTTGTAATAGAGATGGTCCAACAATGAACAGTGGAATAAAACATAGCTGCCATTCAAAATTCCATCCACCTACAAATACAGAGCTAGTGAGAGACCACTGAACCGCAAATAAACCAACGCAAAACCACAAATGAGATATTAGAATCACTGACTCTAGGAGCTGGAAGGCATTCTGAAATTACCTCTGTATCATTTTTGCCGGTGAGAAAATCAACGTCCTAAAGGGGAGGTGGGTGCTAGGAATCACAAAGCAAGTTACAACAAAGTCAAGAACTGAGATTTCCTGACCAGTAAGTATTGAAAAGGACACTGTGTTTGATTTCCctttaagtatttaaaaagtttaaCTGTTTAGCTCAGGGACTGCAGAGCCCCCAGATGAACCCTCACACTGAATTATCCATACAGTCCTGTTCATGCTCCTCTGCCTCATGTAATCCAACAAACCAATCTTAGTACAGCATGTTCTATACTACTAATAATAATCATATTATTATTTCTGGatcaaaaattgaaaacaacctGAATACTCAACAGgaaaaagttaaattatataGCTTTTAAATCATGCTTTTAAAGAATATTAATGATACAAAAAATGCTCATAATTTGTTAGGTAAAAGGCAAGATATAAAACTATATGAAATCAAgttcacttaaaaattattagcatacacatatatatctgaaTTATACACACATTTACAGGCCagaaatataccaaaatgttaataatgcTCAGCTCTGGGTAGTagcttacattttcttttttacatttttctgcgTCCCTAAAAAAGACATCTAATACTTTAACAACCAGGGGAAAAAAGTTATCAAAATAACATTAACttcaatgtaaataaattataagtCCTAAATTAACATCTCTCTCCACAAGCACTCCCAATGAAGTAGCAATACCAAATTAAGacataaaacctttaaaaaaaaaatcatcggGCTTTGGTTTTGCTCAAAATCAAttggcttcttttttaaaaaagcacatgtagtaggcttccctgatagctcagttggtaaagaatccgcctgcaatgcaggagaaagtgaaagtgaagtcactcagttgtgtcccactctttgcaaccccatggactgtagcctatcaggctcctccgtccatgggattttccaggcaagagtactggagtggattgccatttccttctccagaggatcttcccgactcagggattgaacccaggtctgccgcattgcaggcggatgcttttaccctctaagccaccagggaagcccccggttcaattcctgggttgggaagatccactggagaagggataggctacccactccagtattcttggacttcccttgtggttcaaatggtaaagaatccacctgcaatgtggaaaacctgggttcgatccctggagaaaggaaaggctacccactccggtactctggcctggagaatttcatagactgcatagtccatgggggtcgcaaagagtcagacatgactgagcaactttcactcactcactcacatgcaGTAAAGCATTCTGCCATTTGTTAAAAATCCACACAGACATACAAGCTGATGAGATACCACAATATTTTACCATCAACTGAAAGCTGATTAAAAGAGGGAAAAACACCTCTGAATAAGCAAAAGCATTAATAAGAAGTATGACTGAGACAACAGAGGGCAACTAGAGGGGGTGAAAAAATCTCAAACTTACCTTCCTTTTGTTGTGATATGTAATATAAACAACAGcaatacaaaaagcaaaaataataaggtggaaaaagaaatggctatCTTCCTCTTCTATATTTGAGGGTGGGGTTTTAAAAGGTCTCTCTGACTGTTCAATTTCCACGTAGCCCCTGTTTTCTTCCAAGGCTTCACTGGACTCATCATCCCGGGGGCTGGTGGTCCAGTCATAGTCTGGTTCTCCGTAATCCCCGTTGTCCAGAGTGTCTTTGGCAGTGGACGGAGAACTGTTCAGTGTGAGAAGATCCTCCTCCTCTATGC contains:
- the C9H5orf15 gene encoding keratinocyte-associated transmembrane protein 2: MAAAARRRMSGAEQANLLPRPGVQVPGGLARPLVLALLLASAMIPSVKSQIESLSQPVLKSDVSTPNTNALTNENQTTPAFQTSTTLPPTTNAEKSGVASVSPHPLPTTSLSQEEVENNEDPSIEEEDLLTLNSSPSTAKDTLDNGDYGEPDYDWTTSPRDDESSEALEENRGYVEIEQSERPFKTPPSNIEEEDSHFFFHLIIFAFCIAVVYITYHNKRKIFLLVQSRKWRDGFCSKTVEYHRLDQNVNEAMPSLKITNDYIF